The following nucleotide sequence is from Schistocerca piceifrons isolate TAMUIC-IGC-003096 unplaced genomic scaffold, iqSchPice1.1 HiC_scaffold_538, whole genome shotgun sequence.
gccgcgtcatatagttcacgcaggacagagtagtaatattcatacgtgttcttaaaatcacgcgtcctagcagcacagtagaaaatcaaagtctgacgaatcttgggcttggcaaacgcagtccaccaaaccagcaaggaggggtatcgcgggacagagcgaagacatcgctcccacacaccacttataacatcatccatagcactgtcggcaaggtgggaaacatttaacatccactgggaacgataaagttttgcaggttggcgactaagatttacagttgcagtaaaagcacaatggtcagaaaaactagtaggaataacatcgacagaaagaattttatcacataaaaaatcagataaatagaatctgtcgagtctactgcatgaggacgcggtaaaaaacgtatatttcaccagggttggatatttgtgttcccaaacatcacgcagatgcatcgtacgaactaagtcatgtaaatcacggcaataattaaaattgggggactggtctgcagggcgtaaaacacaattaaaatcgcctccgagcaggagactccgaggactctggcgcaaaagataaataagctcttctttataaaagcgcgatcgagccacagtgtgacccgaaccagagggggcatacaaaacaacgaggcggagatcaaaaagacgacaaccaatcccacggccagagtcaaggaattcaatgtcagtaataggaatgccctctcgaaagaaaagagcagttcctgttgaatattccggcgcgacattaaaaacagtttgaaatccaggtagagagagatcagaaaacaacacttcctgcaaaaacactacgtccgcacaggcgtcgtaaataaactgccgcaaagaggcaatgcgaacgtcggactcaatacggttaacatttaaggtaagaaaggtgtatgcttgaaccatagagagaaaagcgagaaaacaaatcacctacaccgacgcaccagcgtcacagtccatagcaggggtgacggaggcatccgagggagggggactgctaccccgttccgcggatcccttacgtttcggttttttacgaacagcattaacgttcggctgaacgcgtaacttgcgtcggctgacgggcaaggaagcttcagccgccggtgacgtaggagggtcaagttctgtatccgacaccacccgcgccggtccacatgcgggatcgggggtcgcgggggaaacatccgacaaaacggaatggtcaacacctgcactagcttccggcaaacatggactgcacggaggcgaaacgtgagcgggaaggtccgaggccgcagagttggaaggaagcggagcagctccgctggcagaggtatggggcagcgaagcaggaagttgtcgcggctccacttgttgtgacatcgaagtcggttcggaagacggcgccaacaggcccgaccgacgacccgactcgagagaagctgcgtcggaggccggaggggcgccagcagccgccaccggaaccgctacctcaggagggcagggagcagctacagtacacagtggctcggaggatgccggtcgctcggactggggcatctcagggagatcctcatccgtactatttccatcgtgtgggcgacgcctcttattattcaaaagtggcacacccacctgagggacagacggaacaacatcagatttagcacgcaaaggaggaaattctgtatcagcggtgcgcaaaacctgtggaggggcgctactaccactggactgtgctacaccaagagcagaaccacctgcaacgaggtcagcgaccgttaacttgcgacgctgttcgagagaattttttaaaacaaaaactctccgcggacagtcggtacgcacgtgaccacttgcattgcacaaaaaacaggtgccaacctgaccactatatgttacatggacacgatatccaccgatctgcaggtgagatggaatattctgcttaacgtgcatttcgactgaacgaataccactgtaacattgcaggcgatgttggcttgaccagcgttcaaggcgaatgctctttacatcaccatacttctgtagaccctccttaagatagacattatctacctccggtggaaggttgtaaacacgaacattggtatacgtgatggaagcattggaaagcagcacggtacttacagaatcatcccgatgccgaaagagaacttgatgaccatatttagaaagaattttatcaacctgaagtgggtccataaacttaacaaagaaaacatacagttcggtatcaaaataagcagtgtgcacctgatccgaatgaacaccaaaggtatctaccaaccaatcatgaatctcaagagaactaggttgcacatggcgggttgacttgtcaaaagcaaaactaactgtagcctgacgaggaataacctgggacgacattttcaaaatatgcggtcgaaaccgctacacaaaaaaacactgaaatacggacagaaagtaacacaaggtacgaaacaacgacggagaaacactctcagaagttgcaacacaacacgtaacaaaaaagatagtccactatacgtaacgctacggcggagcggaagactaggcacgtccacactgcacggcgtctaaagcggaacttgcccctagaccaacgagccctgtgacagcgtgaacgccaattatttcagcaaactgcatccctcgaagtcgtccagggtgctctttgaatctggtgcggctggcgggatggggaaggtgctttctgccggcagtgctgttcttcgacagactgtgtggcgacaccgtgggtcacgggcagcaccgttctcggaggtgccgtggcccgcggtcggcggccttccagggctattggcatcttcatgtagagctgccgccgggtgcgcactgcctgctgctaaggaggtgattgtttttgctgatgtgacttgcaataacgactgcgcgaaacgccgctatctcgttggggatgctacgacatacaccctctcgagcaccccgaatacttgttgagccctcggctacgatgggtttcaggctgtcaaatgaactatggtgtgcgcatgcgcggacgggagaaaggctgcgcactgcctgctgctaaggaggtgattgtttttgctgatgtgacttgcaataacgactgcgcgaaacgccgctatctcgttggggatgctacgacatacaccctctcgagcaccccgaatacttgttgagccctcggctacgatgggtttcaggctgtcaaatgaactatggtgtgtgcatgcgcggacgggagaaaggctgaggcgtctttgactgtacaaggatggacagagcgtatccgtcgtttccgtagtgtagcggttatcacgtctgcttcacacgcagaaggtccccggttcgatcccgggcgggaacagtattttcctgcctatgtcgcatactactcgagtgagccacgtcgtgtgtggatctgctacatgtaccttcgtcatgcaagtgccgcatttactgaatttttaagttacgatggcaaccttgctacaagttctctgagaagcaagaacgaaagcagtagtttccgtggtgtagcggttatcacgtccgcctaacacgcagaaggtccccggttcgatcccgggcggaaacactttttcatcactttaaacaagacataccgacaagcatttgccacgttctgtacctaaagcttggcaatcaccttcatacgacGGACCaaacggtcatttctttacaccaagtatgaaattcactttacactgacgggcagctttttgcgctgactcagccacctacgtgcgaccagtttgcacaaaacgctagggctcgtccgggatttgaacccgggacctcctgcaccctaagcaggaatcataccccttttttttttttttttttttttttttttttttacaaattgaaaaaaatttaattacaactaTGTGTGACACCATACAGACTTCATAACAGATATTTCTgaaggaaaacaaaattaaaaataattacgacaAAAGTAGAACTGAATGTGCCCTCTCTACAATACAGTTTGTAGGTTCTTAATACTGAAAATGGATATCAAACCTCTGCAAGAGAgttaaaatgttaagtaaaagagtaAGTAAAGCATATCACATTTCAGAAAGTACAGCTTCACCTAACATCAGGTAGCCATTCCTTTCAACTTAAAATTCGATGCCTAAAAGTTTCTCGTTaaagaaacaaattattatttgacaTATATATTTGCACCTATGCCAAATTTTCTCATTTAGGATATCATCATCACATTATTGGTAAACAAGACATACATAAATGCTCTGCCACTTATTCACCATCTGACGATAATTATATAATCCTGTTGTCTCGACACTATGTACAATGACTCATAATTACTCGATTCACACCAGTAACACACGCCTTTCCTTCCACAAGCAGTCATCAACAAAAACTGCAAACAAAGCTATGAACCGCTTTATTTAAGTATGTATAAATTATTTGCCAGCAGTCCTTGCTTCCAGTCCAAGTGCTTGTttcaataaacaaactacattcttGCTGTCCGCAACATTATCTTCACTATTGATCTGTCGTTCCAATGAAAGCTTCTCCTGTGCTATTTGGAGCATTCCTTCTTCAATAGTTCCCTCACTAATTAACCTAATTACTGTCACATCTCTTGACTGCCCTACACGGTGACACCTATCTTCAGCTTGTTTATCATTGTATGGATTGAAATCAATATCATGGATGATTACTGTGTCAGCTGCAGTTAGATTTATCCCCATCCCTCCAGCTCGTGTTgacagaagaaagatgaaaatactgtCATCTTCATTAAATGTATTGATTAATTCCTGCCTAAATGTTACTTGGGTACTTCCGTCAAGACGAAGGTATGAATAATCTCGAAGTCTCAAGTACTCTTCCATAACATCCAACATGATCACAAACTGACTAAAAATCAGTACCCTGTGGCCTTCACTTTTCAGATTAGGCAGGATTTCATCAAACTTTTCAAACTTTCCAGACTCAAAGAATAATTCAGTAGGTAATGCATTCTTGGAAAGCTCCTTGAACTCTATGAACAACTGATGCAGTTGGAAATCCGACATACATGCTAGGTCTTCAAAGATGACATCTTCCTTGTCCCCTTTATATGATGGGTTACGGGCAAGATATGCAGCACTACTTTTCAGCTGTTCGTCAGTGTAATTATACCGTAACAACAGAGGGTGATTTGCCATTTTACGCAAATCCATTGTCATACCTATTCCACTCAGACCGTCCCCCTCATTGCCGTCCGATAAATCAGTCTCTGTTGCAGCTTTTGAGAAGGCTTTAACCAGGTTATCATACATACTTTTCTGGTTTTTATTCATGGGACACATCACGAGAGATTCAGTCTTTTTGGGGAGGTCTTTCAATACCTCAGATTTCAGTCGCCTCAGTAGAAATGGTTTCATGATTCTTCGTGCTTGTGCAATCTGTTGTTGCTCAAATTGTGGTTGCtggtctttcttttcattttctgcaGCTTGTTTCTGCCCTTTTgaaaatatcttttttaaatcctcttttcttccagcAAACATATTTGGCATTAAAAATGTTAACAGCGACATAAGTTCCACTAAATTATTTTGCACTGGGGTGCCAGTCAACAATACTCTTCTCCTCGCATTTATCCTCATCAGTGTTTCAAATCGCTGAGTTGTCATATTTTTTAACATGTGACCTTCATCTAGTATGACATAGTTTACTTCTAACACTCGGAACAGTTTTTTCTCTTCAGGTGAACTGTTTAGGACTGTATACGTTGTTATTACAACATCAACGTCATCCATGCCGCCCTTGATCCACTTAACACGCATTAGTCTTCTTTCATCAGGATGTCCATAATAAACAGCAACACGTAAAGATGGACACCATCTTTCAAATTCATTGCTCCAATTATCTAGAGTTGAGGAAGGTACTATTATTAAGTGAGGAACATTTTGTGCGATCCCAAGTTTCTTGAGATGTGCTAGGAATGCAATTATTTGGACAGTTTTTCCAAGTCCCATTTCATCAGCCAAAATTCCATTGACCTTCTGATTGTGTAGAACCATTAACCAGTTTAGGCCAACCATCTGATAAGCTGTTAGCTTGAGACCATCTGATAACAATTCTGGCTGCTCCTTTATGCCAGTAGCACCTTCAAGCACAGCTTTTTCTAACTTTTTGGCAAGTTTTACACATCTCTTCATTAGTTCCTTCACTTCCCTGCGGGTACTTAAGATATCCTGTGCAGAATTCAGTAACTCTGTACCAAGGTGTTTTCCACTCTGAAACTTTTCAACGAGATCACTCCAACTACTGAAAGGGCGCTGCTCAATAATTGCCTCTGCCTTCTTCTGCGAACAGTATGACATAGCTTTCAGTTCAGGAATTGTTGCCGTTGACAAAAACTCCAGGACTTTCTTCTTGTCATGGTTACTCACATCAGTTGTTTCAGTTTCAGAATCATCACTATCAAATAACCTTATCTTGAATGGCtgggcatcatcatcatcaacatcagatGTCCTGTCTTCAATATCCCTATAGCTTTTCTTTGCTTTCTTAACTTTCTTGTGCTGCAGTTCATCATCATTTTTTCTTTTAGCTGTATCAGAAAACTTCTCTTCACAGAGTCTGGCCATTGCTTGCTCCACATTCCAGTTGCTGCGTGCAAGGGCATCTTGTAATTCCATTTTATCTTTAGTGGGAAATGCATCTTCCAGGAAGTCAAGGCTTACTTGTTTTTCATGTATGTCATCAACAGCCTCAGGTTGTATGCCATCAACAGCCTCAGGTTCTACCCCATTCTCTACAGGAATAACCTCTTGTTCTTCAGAAACTGATGGTACTGGCTCGATAGGTATCTCTTGgatgtcatcatcgtcatcatcatctattATACAATAAGTAATCTTCTTACGCTGAAACGGCTacacgtcgtcatcatcatcatctagctcTATCACGTTTGCATCAATGCCATTTCTAACTGGTTGGAAATCACAGTCATTGGAGATCCGTGGCAGTGTTGCTGCTGGTCCCTCTCTCTTAAACATATATATCTTATTCAGAAGACTGGGGCTACAGCTTGCATCTTCTGCCATTCTATACTATATCTCTCCGATCTGCTGATCAACAGTGGTTGTTCTGCCAGTTCTGTTTATAtttacgaaatcctgacacaaagtGATGTCACTACCTATCTCTATTAAAAAGTATACCGGAACGTGAGCACTTATAGATATGAaacgcatttcacttttattttaaaataacaaatttttcGTAGTTTTTTTCCTgcaatgaattacataaacaccaCTTACCACAACATCAAACtgggttatcacgtctgcttcacacgcagaaggtccccggttcgatcccgggcgggaacagtattttcctgcctatgtcgcatactactcgagtgagccacgtcgtgtgtggatctgctacatgtaccttcgtcatgcaagtgccgcatttactgaattttttagttacgatggcaaccttgctacaagttctctgagaagcaagaacgaaagcagtagtttctgtggtgtagcggttatcacgtctgcctaacacgcagaaggttcccggttcgatcccgggcggaaacactttttcatcactttaaacaagacataccgacaagcatttgccacgttctgtacctaaagcttggcaatcaccttcatacgtcggaccagacggtcatttctttacaccaagtatgaaattcactttacactgacgggcagctttttgcgctgactcagccacctacgtgcgaccagtttgcacaaaacgctagggctcgtccgagatttgaacccgggacctcctgcaccctaagcaggaatcgtaccccttttttttttttttttattttttttttcccttggttcagagtcttatgatacttatatgtggacacggggcttgtgatgcagtgtctatccaaacaggtaaaagcttggcaggaaagcaaaataagtaagagctagcgagaatgtcttccctatcgtgaagtgagatcagtatgcccctataccggtgccattaatgtaactggcgcaggagcgatcaagagaagtggaaacttaaccaatcccctgcttttcgaagacaatactaagcatattcgcaaagtccctcgtaagatgtgggaaagattgttgcgtccagtactcatgaagcatgtaaccaataaacgaaataaaatcggaaataccatcaccatcaaccactgcaaaaatgtaacggccaagaagccacataatggtattgttctttgtcccgggataaaaaaccgtgtccggccagcagagaatatcagttgtaaatgccgattccgagctcctggtgagtaacgccaatcgtcggcgcagccagtaccacatgcgaagacggtcagcgcaggtaaatcggtgttggagtgtatcaacacaaccacacgtttgacaaagcggagagacacttaaacctatgcgatgaagtcgttcattcgtaggaatcagctggtgaactaccttataccatagggaggcaacaggtgctgaatgaacgggtaagctaatattcgtccatatgtgacgccaattaaaacggggatattgcaaaacaatcgggatggaagaagaagacctgtgccatttgtcaagcagtgttcgcatagtaaaaacaggacgacgttggaagtggagatccagataactaatctcaatgtagaagtcccgaacatgccgtagcttcgcatttagaggccctacgttaataggcggtgacaagctcgcaggacgaacgacatggaataatcgcgaagtaacagtcggggactcagaaaataaaagatggagggtgcgcttaacataaagggccgcagccttgacacggacatcggtgaacgacaagccgcccgcaagacgcggcttcgtaagaacatcacaacgtaatttaaaaatgtgcccccgccaaatatatctgttgataagctggaccatttttgcaccctgcattcttggaagcggaaacaactgagcaacgtaaaatactttacataaaacataagtgtctaatacacgctttttttgcagtagcggtatcgaacgccatgagtgttcgaataaaacaccttgaagcttggaaatggccacttgccaattttttgcagccatacgaagaggacaccgttcaagatagatgcctaaatgtgtatggtgttcaacagccgtaacccacggaacaaccacattttcaaagccccgcaaattcagaagtttgcttttacgggggttgagacgagagccggaggccgcagaaaatttatctagttccattttcaactgcggcacttcggcggcggaacgaagcaaaacaaccaaatcatcagcataagctgttgctgtcagggtaaccccagaaatcgtaagaccacgaagtgtcgagttgagacgagagaggagtggttgaagggagagagcataaagggtcatggataaagggctaccttgcgggacgccacgtttaatatcaatgaccttcgttagctggccattaatgtcaatcttagcagaaataccagtcgtcatattcttaagtaccagcagcgccttttcattaaaaccgagtcggcgcagcagaagctctaaaaacgaatgtgacacacgatcaaaagccttactaaaatcaacaaataaaagcgcacaggaaatattggtgacagcgacaatcgacacgacatcacgataccccgccagaggagtcaatatggagcgccctggaaagcagctttgacaaggagttatcacaggtgtaagcaagagggatagacgtgcattaacagccctagcagccgtcttataatcaaaatttaaaagggttaaaggacgaaagtcactagctgtcttcaaaccagcagattttggtatcaggacaaccgtacctctcttgaaatcggctggaattgtgccaccattcaagatttcatttacaatatccgtaaaaacaggccctataatagtccaaaagcgaacaaaaaattccttaggaaggccatccggaccaggagatttgtgagatggtgaacaagcaatgaaagctgaaatttcgtctgcagtaaaaggagctaaaaattccacattatggtcctctgttaaaactgatgggatagcagttaaaatctcatcaacatcaagcggatcagaatcagccacagcatataaggtctcatagtagcaggtaagttcatgggttatttgattctgtaaggtaagccggcaaccatcagctgccataaggccgtcaatcaatacacgtcgacggttcttgtggtgacgaaacaggtggtacatggaagtcatttcatgtgctaaggtggacggcggtttagatttaatcttcaatccttccatctgaagccgtttaatactaaggagcttggctttaattttccgaatctcagaaaggtgggcacctgtcattcgagaagtatcataaagttcgcgaagcaccgaataataatactcaaaagtcagtttcagatctcgcgctctattataactgtaggacattaaagtgcgacgtagttttggcttcgcacagtggatccaccagtgaagcttagacggatagtatcgcagagaacgtaaacacatgtcccacgccgtctgtattagaggttcgatgtcagggtcatcgagcaaggagacatttaatttccacagcggccgataaagtttaagaggctgacgctccaaattaattataaccgcaagggcacaatgatccgtaaaactggctggaataacatctacatttaaaacagaaacactaagggaatcagaaatatacaatcggtccagtcgactacttgacgtggcagtaaaaaatgtaaatttaactaaagtggggtgtttaacctcccacgcatcgcgtagtcgtagttgacgtacaagagaatgtagctcgaaacaataattaaaatgaggcgattggtccttagcttgtaatacacaattaaaatcaccccccaatatcaaagtcgcaggatttttgcgtaaaagataaatcagatcctctttataaaaacgagacctttcctgccgtttgctggaaccagagggggcgtaaatattaaccaaggttgtgtcaaataaccgacaaccaataccccttcccgagtctaagagctcaatttcggtaacggggataccgtcacgaattagtaaggcagtacctgtggaaaactcaggcgcaaaatttagaatagtgcgaaagccaggaacaaacaggtgtgcaacggagacttcctgcaggaaaacaacatcagctgcagagtcataaatgaactgctgcagagacgctaacttcagagcagattgaatgctatttatatttaaggtaataaacgtgtacgcctgcaacatcaacaaaacaaaagggaaaatgaaccctaattacaccacattagaagcaacgacatccagatcatcaacatcagacatggcagagggtgattgcccggaatcaacggaatcagagtcatcctttgcatgcttgtgttttttccgcaccgcgtgaagattggggggcactttcacccgacggcgtatctgatgcacaccagattcaagagcaggtggagtggggggttcgagatcaggcacgtcaaccaaggcatccgaaggattagcagggcgagaggaatcagaagaaggagcaagcaaggggaaaactgcatcaggaacatcggcaccggcatcagaaggtgtaggtattggaagtgtaggaggtggagagatagggttggaatccgctgaagcggagcgcgcagttctagaagcgattttccgacaaacagctgtctgcaccgaagtgtcgtcaacatgtggtgatgcctgtgtcgggggggatgtcaacaccacctcgaccgaatgttggggctcttgcgccgacggcgtggcagcaagtttgacgtcatcaggcaaagcaggagacacagtgggaacagaatccaaaacaagcatgggagattccggaagtctctcgtcagatccgcaaaccggctgcgaaacagcagcttcgtcatcagtgctaccggtatcactagcacgacggcgtttgttattggaaacagacgggatcggtgtagaagcagccgatacatctgggcgagtgggtaacgggggaaaacctgcatcagaggaaggtgtcacccgttgtgaagaatctactgcaggaggctgacacgagacagtggaggaagctgctggcacaagatcggcaaccgttaatttgcggcgttgtgctagcccatttttaagcacaaacacccgcttagggcaattagcacgaacatgaccattttcattacatagaaaacacgtaccaacttgcccctcataagtaagatgaacacgataaccacatacaaccagatgggacggtatgttcgacttaatatgcatttcaaccgatctgacaccattataacattgcagcttatgttgtgcagaccaacgttcatttcgaattgaccgaacggtaccataaccaagcaaagcttccttgaggtaactgttttcaacttcagggggtaaattataaacccgaactgtggtatacgtaatttcagcatttgaaacagtaacactgctaacagaaccatctctatgacggaacgacacttgctcaccatgtttaagtaaaatcttatctagcaaaaccgggttcaacaatttcacaaaaaagcagtaaagttctgtgtcaaaatacgccgtatgtacctggtccgatgtaatgccaatcgtatccacaatccattcgtgaatttccaacgaagttggttgaacattcctggtggccttgttaaactgaaaactgagagtacacttccgcggaaacaaccgggaagccataacacttaattaatgcggcaaaagccgctatacaacacaagacacaacacaaacacgAAGGCGACGtaacaacgaagaaaagaagacaaagaaacgtcacacacagaaagtaaatagtcacaacccgagggaaacggcggatcgaatacacagcacgtgcgatcgctgtcgcgtctcaagc
It contains:
- the LOC124754857 gene encoding SWI/SNF-related matrix-associated actin-dependent regulator of chromatin subfamily A containing DEAD/H box 1 homolog isoform X2, yielding MARLCEEKFSDTAKRKNDDELQHKKVKKAKKSYRDIEDRTSDVDDDDAQPFKIRLFDSDDSETETTDVSNHDKKKVLEFLSTATIPELKAMSYCSQKKAEAIIEQRPFSSWSDLVEKFQSGKHLGTELLNSAQDILSTRREVKELMKRCVKLAKKLEKAVLEGATGIKEQPELLSDGLKLTAYQMVGLNWLMVLHNQKVNGILADEMGLGKTVQIIAFLAHLKKLGIAQNVPHLIIVPSSTLDNWSNEFERWCPSLRVAVYYGHPDERRLMRVKWIKGGMDDVDVVITTYTVLNSSPEEKKLFRVLEVNYVILDEGHMLKNMTTQRFETLMRINARRRVLLTGTPVQNNLVELMSLLTFLMPNMFAGRKEDLKKIFSKGQKQAAENEKKDQQPQFEQQQIAQARRIMKPFLLRRLKSEVLKDLPKKTESLVMCPMNKNQKSMYDNLVKAFSKAATETDLSDGNEGDGLSGIGMTMDLRKMANHPLLLRYNYTDEQLKSSAAYLARNPSYKGDKEDVIFEDLACMSDFQLHQLFIEFKELSKNALPTELFFESGKFEKFDEILPNLKSEGHRVLIFSQFVIMLDVMEEYLRLRDYSYLRLDGSTQVTFRQELINTFNEDDSIFIFLLSTRAGGMGINLTAADTVIIHDIDFNPYNDKQAEDRCHRVGQSRDVTVIRLISEGTIEEGMLQIAQEKLSLERQINSEDNVADSKNVVCLLKQALGLEARTAGK
- the LOC124754857 gene encoding SWI/SNF-related matrix-associated actin-dependent regulator of chromatin subfamily A containing DEAD/H box 1 homolog isoform X1; this encodes MELQDALARSNWNVEQAMARLCEEKFSDTAKRKNDDELQHKKVKKAKKSYRDIEDRTSDVDDDDAQPFKIRLFDSDDSETETTDVSNHDKKKVLEFLSTATIPELKAMSYCSQKKAEAIIEQRPFSSWSDLVEKFQSGKHLGTELLNSAQDILSTRREVKELMKRCVKLAKKLEKAVLEGATGIKEQPELLSDGLKLTAYQMVGLNWLMVLHNQKVNGILADEMGLGKTVQIIAFLAHLKKLGIAQNVPHLIIVPSSTLDNWSNEFERWCPSLRVAVYYGHPDERRLMRVKWIKGGMDDVDVVITTYTVLNSSPEEKKLFRVLEVNYVILDEGHMLKNMTTQRFETLMRINARRRVLLTGTPVQNNLVELMSLLTFLMPNMFAGRKEDLKKIFSKGQKQAAENEKKDQQPQFEQQQIAQARRIMKPFLLRRLKSEVLKDLPKKTESLVMCPMNKNQKSMYDNLVKAFSKAATETDLSDGNEGDGLSGIGMTMDLRKMANHPLLLRYNYTDEQLKSSAAYLARNPSYKGDKEDVIFEDLACMSDFQLHQLFIEFKELSKNALPTELFFESGKFEKFDEILPNLKSEGHRVLIFSQFVIMLDVMEEYLRLRDYSYLRLDGSTQVTFRQELINTFNEDDSIFIFLLSTRAGGMGINLTAADTVIIHDIDFNPYNDKQAEDRCHRVGQSRDVTVIRLISEGTIEEGMLQIAQEKLSLERQINSEDNVADSKNVVCLLKQALGLEARTAGK